Proteins co-encoded in one Pogoniulus pusillus isolate bPogPus1 chromosome 15, bPogPus1.pri, whole genome shotgun sequence genomic window:
- the TNRC6B gene encoding trinucleotide repeat-containing gene 6B protein isoform X14, which yields MREKEQEREEQLMEDKKRKKEDKKKKESAQKVTDQKTKVPEVTKPSLSQPVAASPIGNSPSPPVNGGNNAKRVAVPNGQPPSAARYMPREVPPRFRCQQDHKVLLKRGQPPPPSCMLLGGGAGPPPPTAPGANPNNAQPVTGALLQSDSGTATDSAIGGAAASNYANSTWGPGASSNSGTNANPTHIWDKVIVDGSDMEEWPCIASKDAESSSENTTDNNSASNPGLEKNALPGSTTSNKGKGSQCQSGSAGNECNLGAWKSDPKAKSVQSSNPAAENNNGLGNWRNLSGQDRIGPGSGFSNFNPNSNPSAWPALVQEGNSRKGTLESDSGSSNAQISTVGQTSREQQSKMENAGVNFVSGREQAQIHNTDGPKNGNTNSLNLSSPNPMENKGMPFEMGLGNPSRSTDTPSQSTGERKNGSVGSWGTARGSSGTDTVSGQSNSGNHGNNGKDREDSWKGASVQKPNGSRNDSWDNNNRSTGGGSWNFGPQHANESKWGEGNKLTSGVSQGEWKQLSGSDELKIGEWSGPNQPNSSTGAWDNQKGHPLPENQGNSQAPCWGRSSSSAGSEVGGQSTGSNHKAGSSDSHNSGRRSYRPTHPDCQAVLQTLLSRTDLDPRVLSNTGWGQTQIKQDTVWDIEEMPRPEGKSDKGTEGWESSATQTKNSGGWGDVPSQSNQIKSGWGELSTPTEWKDPKNTGGWNDYKNPNSSNWGGGRPEEKSSSSWNDNSSKDQGWGGRQPNQGWSSGKNGWGEEVDQTKNSNWESTGNKPVSGWGEGGQSEIGTWGNGANTSTASKGGWDDCKRTSTWNETGRQPNSWNKQQQHQQQQQQQQETSSSWGPPPQAPSNGRPANSNWNNGPQPAAPKEEEPSGWEEPSPQSISRKMDIDDGTSAWGDPSSYNYKNVNLWDKNSQGGQAPREQSLPTPMTSKSQASVWSKSTPPAPDNGTSAWGEPNETSPGWGEVDDTGASTTGWGNAPSNTPNAMKSSEYRPGSKSMQDGWGESDGPVTGTRHSSWEEEEEGGVWNTAGSQGSSSSHNSTSWGQGGKKTQMKCALKGGNSDSWMNPLSKQFSNMGLLSQTEDIPGSKMDLSVGGLPEKKFEVDKRAMNLGDFNDMMRKDRSGFRPPNSKDMGTTDSGPYFEKLTLPFSNQDGCLGDEAPCSPFSPSPSYKLSPSGSTLSNVGLGAIGSGLSPQNFAARQGGNHGLFGNSTAQSRGMHTPVQPLNPSPNIRAQVPPQFLSPQVSASMLKQFPNSGLNPGLFNMGPQLSPQQIAMLSQLPQIPQFQLACQLLLQQQQQQQLLQSQRKLNQAVRQQQEQQIARMVSALQQQQQRQPGMKHSPSHPVGPKPHLDSMVPNPLNVGLSDLQTKGQIPGYGSGFGSSGMDYGMVGGKEAGTESRFKQWTMMEGLPSVASQDANIHKNGAIVPPGKARGGSPYNQFDIIQGDPLGGHAGPAGDSWLPAKSPPTSKIGSKSSNASWPPEFQPGVPWKGIQNIDPESDPYVTPGSVLGGTATSPIVDTDHQLLRDTTTGSNSSLNTSLPSPGAWPYSASDNSFTNVHSTSAKFSDYKSTWSPDPIGHNPTHLSNKMWKNHISSRNTTGLPRPPPGLTNPKPSSPWNSTAPRSVRGWGTQDSRLASGEKNQLLAPLIRPEECTFYSTYGLEERKLQLSASTWSDGGSVRPSYWLVLHNLTPQIDGSTLRTICMQHGPLLTFHLNLTQGTALIRYNTKQEAAKAQTALHMCVLGNTTILAEFATDEEVSRFLAQAQPPTPAATPSAPTAGWQSLETGQNQTDPVGPALNLFGGSTGLGQWSSGGGSSSSGSDLTGASLWGPPNYSSSLWGVPSVEDPHRMGSPAPLLPGDLLGGGSDSI from the exons attCAGCaattggaggtgctgctgcttcaaaTTATGCAAATTCCACTTGGGGTCCTGGAGCCTCTTCCAACAGCGGCACCAACGCCAACCCAACTCACATCTGGGACAAGGTGATTGTAGACGGGTCTGACATGGAAGAGTGGCCTTGTATTGCCAGCAAAGATGCTGAGTCTTCTTCCGAAAACACCACCGATAACAACAGTGCCTCAAACCCTGGCTTGGAGAAGAATGCTCTGCCAGGAAGCACCACTAGtaacaaaggaaaaggaagccAGTGCCAGTCTGGAAGCGCTGGAAACGAATGTAATCTTGGGGCCTGGAAATCTGATCCCAAGGCTAAATCTGTTCaatcttccaaccctgctgccgaGAATAACAATGGACTAGGTAATTGGAGGAACTTGAGTGGGCAGGACAGAATTGGTCCCGGTTCTGGCTTCAGCAACTTTAACCCAAATAGCAACCCATCTGCTTGGCCGGCACTGGTTCAAGAGGGAAATTCTAGGAAAGGGACTTTGGAATCTGATAGTGGTAGCTCCAATGCACAGATTAGCACAGTAGGTCAGACCTCTAGGGAACAGCAGTCAAAGATGGAAAATGCGGGTGTTAACTTTGTCTCTGGCAGAGAACAGGCTCAAATCCATAACACTGATGGACCAAAAAACGGAAACACTAACTCCTTGAACTTAAGTTCACCAAACCCTATGGAGAATAAGGGAATGCCCTTTGAAATGGGCTTGGGGAACCCTTCCAGGAGCACTGACACCCCttcacaaagcactggagaaagaaagaatggGAGTGTTGGATCTTGGGGTACAGCTAGGGGGTCTTCTGGAACTGACACAGTCTCTGGACAAAGCAATTCTGGAAACCATGGGAACAATGGAAAGGATAGAGAGGACTCCTGGAAAGGAGCTTCTGTTCAAAAACCTAATGGGTCAAGAAATGATTCTTGGGATAACAATAACCGGTCTACGGGTGGTGGGTCTTGGAACTTTGGCCCTCAGCATGCAAATGAAAGCAAATGGGGTGAAGGGAACAAATTAACATCTGGGGTCTCTCAGGGAGAATGGAAACAGCTGTCTGGGTCTGATGAACTGAAGATTGGAGAATGGAGTGGTCCAAACCAACCAAATTCTAGCACTGGAGCATGGGACAATCAAAAAGGCCACCCTCTTCCTGAAAACCAAGGCAATTCCCAGGCTCCCTGTTGGGGAAGAtcttccagctctgcaggaagTGAGGTTGGAGGTCAAAGCACTGGAAGCAACCACAAAGCAGGAAGCAGTGACAGTCACAATTCTGGACGCCGATCATACAGGCCTACACATCCTGATTGCCAGGCAGTCTTGCAGACTTTGCTGAGCAGGACTGATTTGGACCCTCGAGTGCTTTCAAACACTGGCTGGGGCCAAACTCAAATTAAGCAAGATACTGTGTGGGATATTGAAGAGATGCCACGGCCTGAGGGGAAGTCTGATAAAGGAACTGAGGGGTGGGAGAGCTCTGCCACACAGACAAAGAACTCAGGGGGCTGGGGCGATGTACCCAGCCAAAGCAATCAAATCAAGTCTGGATGGGGTGAGCTCTCAACCCCAACGGAGTGGAAGGACCCCAAAAATACTGGAGGATGGAATGACTATAAGAACCCAAATTCTTCTaactggggaggaggaagaccaGAAGAAAAATCATCTTCCTCTTGGAATGACAACTCTAGTAAGGATCAGGGGTGGGGTGGACGGCAACCTAATCAAGGATGGTCTTCTGGGAAGAACGGTTGGGGAGAGGAAGTTGACCAAACGAAAAACAGCAACTGGGAAAGTACAGGAAACAAGCCAGTGTCTGGTTGGGGTGAAGGTGGGCAAAGTGAGATTGGAACTTGGGGTAATGGTGCAAATACAAGCACTGCTTCAAAGGGCGGATGGGATGATTGTAAAAGAACTTCAACATGGAATGAGACGGGTCGACAGCCCAACTCCTggaacaagcagcagcagcaccagcagcagcagcagcaacaacaggaGACTTCAAGTTCCTGGGGTCCACCGCCCCAAGCACCGAGCAATGGGCGACCTGCAAACTCAAACTGGAACAATGGACCACAGCCAGCTGCCCCCAAGGAAGAGGAGCCTAGTGGCTGGGAAGAACCTTCTCCACAGTCAATCAGTCGGAAAATGGATATTGATGATGGCACTTCGGCGTGGGGAGATCCTAGCAGTTATAACTACAAGAATGTGAACCTGTGGGACAAGAACTCACAAGGAGGACAGGCCCCacgggagcagagcctgcctacTCCAATGACTAGCAAATCACAAGCATCAG tctggagcaaaAGCACTCCACCTGCTCCAGATAATGGTACGTCCGCCTGGGGTGAGCCAAATGAAACCAGTCCCGGGTGGGGTGAAGTAGATGATACAGGAGCATCGACAACAGGCTGGGGGAATGCACCTTCCAACACCCCGAATGCCATGAAATCCAGTGAGTACAGGCCAG GTTCTAAATCTATGCAAGatggctggggagagagtgatGGGCCAGTGACAGGAACACGTCATTCCagctgggaagaggaggaggaaggaggagtctGGAACACAGCAGGCTCTCAGGGAAGCAGTTCCTCCCACAACTCAACAAGCTGGGggcaaggaggaaagaaaacacaaatgaaG tgCGCATTAAAAGGCGGAAATAGCGATTCATGGATGAACCCTCTGTCCAAACAGTTTTCAAATATGGGCTTGCTA agtcaAACTGAGGACATTCCAGGCAGTAAGATGGACTTGTCTGTAG GTGGTCTCCCAGAGAAGAAGTTTGAGGTGGACAAACGAGCCATGAATCTCGGGGATTTTAATGACATGATGAGGAAGGATCGATCTGGGTTCCGTCCACCTAATTCCAAAGACATGGGAACCACAGACAGTGGGCCTTATTTTGAGAAG ctgactTTGCCTTTCTCCAATCAAGATGGGTGCCTTGGGGATGAGGCTCCctgctctcccttctccccttctcccagctACAAGCTGTCTCCCTCTGGTTCCACACTATCCAACGTCGGCCTTGGGGCAATCGGCTCAGGGCTCAGTCCCCAAAACTTCGCTGCTAGACAA GGTGGCAATCATGGTTTGTTTGGAAACAGCACAGCACAATCGAGGGGCATGCACACACCAGTGCAGCCACTAAATCCTTCCCCCAATATCCGGGCGCAAGTGCCTCCCCAATTTCTTTCTCCCCAG GTTTCGGCCTCCATGCTCAAACAGTTTCCCAACAGTGGCTTGAATCCTGGTCTCTTCAATATGGGCCCCCAGCTTTCTCCACAACAGATTGCCATGCTGAGCCAGCTTCCACAGATCCCCCAGTTTCAATTA GCAtgtcagctcctcctgcagcagcagcagcagcaacagctgttACAGAGCCAGAGGAAGTTAAACCAAGCTGTGCGACAGCAGCAAGAGCAACAG aTTGCTCGTATGGTGAgtgccctccagcagcagcagcagagacagcctGGCATGAAGCATTCACCATCCCACCCTGTTGGGCCTAAGCCACATTTAGACAGCATGGTACCCAATCCTTTGAATGTGGGTCTCTCAGATTTACAGACCAAAGGGCAAATACCTGGATACGGTTCAG GCTTTGGTTCAAGTGGCATGGACTATGGCATGGTAGGAGGAAAAGAGGCTGGAACAGAATCCCGCTTTAAGCAGTGGACTATGATGGAAGGGCTGCCCTCTGTGGCTTCACAAGATGCCAATATCCACAAAAATG GTGCAATAGTGCCCCCTGGAAAGGCTCGTGGAGGATCGCCCTACAACCAGTTTGATATAATTCAGGGCGACCCACTGGGTGGCCATGCAGGCCCTGCTGGTGATAGTTGGTTACCTGCCAAATCTCCACCAACAAGCAAGATCGGAAGCAAATCCAGCAACGCCAGCTGGCCTCCAG AGTTCCAACCAGGAGTGCCATGGAAAGGTATTCAAAACATTGACCCTGAATCTGACCCCTATGTGACCCCTGGAAGTGTGCTGGGGGGGACAGCCACATCTCCCATTGTAGATACTGACCACCAACTTCTGCGGGACACCACCACAG GGTCTAATTCTTCCCTCAACACCTCGCTGCCTTCACCTGGTGCCTGGCCCTACAGTGCCTCTGACAATTCCTTCACCAACGTTCATAGCACTTCAG CAAAATTTAGTGATTACAAATCAACATGGTCCCCGGATCCCATTGGACACAATCCCACTCATCTCTCCAACAAGATGTGGAAAAACCATATTTCCTCAAGGAACACTACAGGGCTGCCCCGCCCACCTCCTGGCCTgaccaaccccaaaccatcatCTCCATGGAACAGCACAGCACCCCGATCGGTCAGGGGTTGggggacacaggactcaaggcttgcctctggtgagaagaatcagcTGCTAGCACCATTGATCAGACCTGAGGAGTGTACGTTTTACAGCACTTACGGTTTGGAGGAAAGAAAATTGCAGTTGTCTG CATCTACTTGGAGTGATGGTGGCTCAGTTCGTCCTAGCTACTGGCTGGTTCTTCACAATCTCACTCCACAG ATCGATGGGTCAACCTTGAGGACGATCTGCATGCAGCATGGCCCACTGCTGACATTCCATCTGAACCTGACCCAGGGCACCGCTCTTATCCGATACAACACCAAACAGGAGGCGGCCAAGGCCCAGACTGCACTGCACAT GTGTGTGTTGGGAAACACTACCATCCTGGCTGAGTTTGCCACAGATGAAGAGGTTAGTCGCTTTCTGGCACAAGCTCAGCCCCCTACACCTGCAGCAACTCCAagtgcacccacagcaggctggcaATCCCTGGAGACAGGACAGAACCAGACAGATCCAGTTGGACCTGCGTTGAATCTCTTTGGTGGGTCAACAGGGCTTGGGCAGTGGAGCAGTggtggcggcagcagcagcagtgggagtgATCTCACTGGCGCTTCGTTGTGGGGGCCTCCAAACTATTCTTCAAGCTTGTGGGGGGTCCCGAGCGTAGAGGATCCACACAGAATGGGCAGCCCTGCTCCCTTACTACCTGGAGACCTTCTGGGAGGAGGGTCGGATTCAATCTGA
- the TNRC6B gene encoding trinucleotide repeat-containing gene 6B protein isoform X15: MEDKKRKKEDKKKKESAQKVTDQKTKVPEVTKPSLSQPVAASPIGNSPSPPVNGGNNAKRVAVPNGQPPSAARYMPREVPPRFRCQQDHKVLLKRGQPPPPSCMLLGGGAGPPPPTAPGANPNNAQPVTGALLQSDSGTATDSAIGGAAASNYANSTWGPGASSNSGTNANPTHIWDKVIVDGSDMEEWPCIASKDAESSSENTTDNNSASNPGLEKNALPGSTTSNKGKGSQCQSGSAGNECNLGAWKSDPKAKSVQSSNPAAENNNGLGNWRNLSGQDRIGPGSGFSNFNPNSNPSAWPALVQEGNSRKGTLESDSGSSNAQISTVGQTSREQQSKMENAGVNFVSGREQAQIHNTDGPKNGNTNSLNLSSPNPMENKGMPFEMGLGNPSRSTDTPSQSTGERKNGSVGSWGTARGSSGTDTVSGQSNSGNHGNNGKDREDSWKGASVQKPNGSRNDSWDNNNRSTGGGSWNFGPQHANESKWGEGNKLTSGVSQGEWKQLSGSDELKIGEWSGPNQPNSSTGAWDNQKGHPLPENQGNSQAPCWGRSSSSAGSEVGGQSTGSNHKAGSSDSHNSGRRSYRPTHPDCQAVLQTLLSRTDLDPRVLSNTGWGQTQIKQDTVWDIEEMPRPEGKSDKGTEGWESSATQTKNSGGWGDVPSQSNQIKSGWGELSTPTEWKDPKNTGGWNDYKNPNSSNWGGGRPEEKSSSSWNDNSSKDQGWGGRQPNQGWSSGKNGWGEEVDQTKNSNWESTGNKPVSGWGEGGQSEIGTWGNGANTSTASKGGWDDCKRTSTWNETGRQPNSWNKQQQHQQQQQQQQETSSSWGPPPQAPSNGRPANSNWNNGPQPAAPKEEEPSGWEEPSPQSISRKMDIDDGTSAWGDPSSYNYKNVNLWDKNSQGGQAPREQSLPTPMTSKSQASVWSKSTPPAPDNGTSAWGEPNETSPGWGEVDDTGASTTGWGNAPSNTPNAMKSSEYRPGSKSMQDGWGESDGPVTGTRHSSWEEEEEGGVWNTAGSQGSSSSHNSTSWGQGGKKTQMKCALKGGNSDSWMNPLSKQFSNMGLLSQTEDIPGSKMDLSVGGLPEKKFEVDKRAMNLGDFNDMMRKDRSGFRPPNSKDMGTTDSGPYFEKLTLPFSNQDGCLGDEAPCSPFSPSPSYKLSPSGSTLSNVGLGAIGSGLSPQNFAARQGGNHGLFGNSTAQSRGMHTPVQPLNPSPNIRAQVPPQFLSPQVSASMLKQFPNSGLNPGLFNMGPQLSPQQIAMLSQLPQIPQFQLACQLLLQQQQQQQLLQSQRKLNQAVRQQQEQQIARMVSALQQQQQRQPGMKHSPSHPVGPKPHLDSMVPNPLNVGLSDLQTKGQIPGYGSGFGSSGMDYGMVGGKEAGTESRFKQWTMMEGLPSVASQDANIHKNGAIVPPGKARGGSPYNQFDIIQGDPLGGHAGPAGDSWLPAKSPPTSKIGSKSSNASWPPEFQPGVPWKGIQNIDPESDPYVTPGSVLGGTATSPIVDTDHQLLRDTTTGSNSSLNTSLPSPGAWPYSASDNSFTNVHSTSAKFSDYKSTWSPDPIGHNPTHLSNKMWKNHISSRNTTGLPRPPPGLTNPKPSSPWNSTAPRSVRGWGTQDSRLASGEKNQLLAPLIRPEECTFYSTYGLEERKLQLSASTWSDGGSVRPSYWLVLHNLTPQIDGSTLRTICMQHGPLLTFHLNLTQGTALIRYNTKQEAAKAQTALHMCVLGNTTILAEFATDEEVSRFLAQAQPPTPAATPSAPTAGWQSLETGQNQTDPVGPALNLFGGSTGLGQWSSGGGSSSSGSDLTGASLWGPPNYSSSLWGVPSVEDPHRMGSPAPLLPGDLLGGGSDSI; encoded by the exons attCAGCaattggaggtgctgctgcttcaaaTTATGCAAATTCCACTTGGGGTCCTGGAGCCTCTTCCAACAGCGGCACCAACGCCAACCCAACTCACATCTGGGACAAGGTGATTGTAGACGGGTCTGACATGGAAGAGTGGCCTTGTATTGCCAGCAAAGATGCTGAGTCTTCTTCCGAAAACACCACCGATAACAACAGTGCCTCAAACCCTGGCTTGGAGAAGAATGCTCTGCCAGGAAGCACCACTAGtaacaaaggaaaaggaagccAGTGCCAGTCTGGAAGCGCTGGAAACGAATGTAATCTTGGGGCCTGGAAATCTGATCCCAAGGCTAAATCTGTTCaatcttccaaccctgctgccgaGAATAACAATGGACTAGGTAATTGGAGGAACTTGAGTGGGCAGGACAGAATTGGTCCCGGTTCTGGCTTCAGCAACTTTAACCCAAATAGCAACCCATCTGCTTGGCCGGCACTGGTTCAAGAGGGAAATTCTAGGAAAGGGACTTTGGAATCTGATAGTGGTAGCTCCAATGCACAGATTAGCACAGTAGGTCAGACCTCTAGGGAACAGCAGTCAAAGATGGAAAATGCGGGTGTTAACTTTGTCTCTGGCAGAGAACAGGCTCAAATCCATAACACTGATGGACCAAAAAACGGAAACACTAACTCCTTGAACTTAAGTTCACCAAACCCTATGGAGAATAAGGGAATGCCCTTTGAAATGGGCTTGGGGAACCCTTCCAGGAGCACTGACACCCCttcacaaagcactggagaaagaaagaatggGAGTGTTGGATCTTGGGGTACAGCTAGGGGGTCTTCTGGAACTGACACAGTCTCTGGACAAAGCAATTCTGGAAACCATGGGAACAATGGAAAGGATAGAGAGGACTCCTGGAAAGGAGCTTCTGTTCAAAAACCTAATGGGTCAAGAAATGATTCTTGGGATAACAATAACCGGTCTACGGGTGGTGGGTCTTGGAACTTTGGCCCTCAGCATGCAAATGAAAGCAAATGGGGTGAAGGGAACAAATTAACATCTGGGGTCTCTCAGGGAGAATGGAAACAGCTGTCTGGGTCTGATGAACTGAAGATTGGAGAATGGAGTGGTCCAAACCAACCAAATTCTAGCACTGGAGCATGGGACAATCAAAAAGGCCACCCTCTTCCTGAAAACCAAGGCAATTCCCAGGCTCCCTGTTGGGGAAGAtcttccagctctgcaggaagTGAGGTTGGAGGTCAAAGCACTGGAAGCAACCACAAAGCAGGAAGCAGTGACAGTCACAATTCTGGACGCCGATCATACAGGCCTACACATCCTGATTGCCAGGCAGTCTTGCAGACTTTGCTGAGCAGGACTGATTTGGACCCTCGAGTGCTTTCAAACACTGGCTGGGGCCAAACTCAAATTAAGCAAGATACTGTGTGGGATATTGAAGAGATGCCACGGCCTGAGGGGAAGTCTGATAAAGGAACTGAGGGGTGGGAGAGCTCTGCCACACAGACAAAGAACTCAGGGGGCTGGGGCGATGTACCCAGCCAAAGCAATCAAATCAAGTCTGGATGGGGTGAGCTCTCAACCCCAACGGAGTGGAAGGACCCCAAAAATACTGGAGGATGGAATGACTATAAGAACCCAAATTCTTCTaactggggaggaggaagaccaGAAGAAAAATCATCTTCCTCTTGGAATGACAACTCTAGTAAGGATCAGGGGTGGGGTGGACGGCAACCTAATCAAGGATGGTCTTCTGGGAAGAACGGTTGGGGAGAGGAAGTTGACCAAACGAAAAACAGCAACTGGGAAAGTACAGGAAACAAGCCAGTGTCTGGTTGGGGTGAAGGTGGGCAAAGTGAGATTGGAACTTGGGGTAATGGTGCAAATACAAGCACTGCTTCAAAGGGCGGATGGGATGATTGTAAAAGAACTTCAACATGGAATGAGACGGGTCGACAGCCCAACTCCTggaacaagcagcagcagcaccagcagcagcagcagcaacaacaggaGACTTCAAGTTCCTGGGGTCCACCGCCCCAAGCACCGAGCAATGGGCGACCTGCAAACTCAAACTGGAACAATGGACCACAGCCAGCTGCCCCCAAGGAAGAGGAGCCTAGTGGCTGGGAAGAACCTTCTCCACAGTCAATCAGTCGGAAAATGGATATTGATGATGGCACTTCGGCGTGGGGAGATCCTAGCAGTTATAACTACAAGAATGTGAACCTGTGGGACAAGAACTCACAAGGAGGACAGGCCCCacgggagcagagcctgcctacTCCAATGACTAGCAAATCACAAGCATCAG tctggagcaaaAGCACTCCACCTGCTCCAGATAATGGTACGTCCGCCTGGGGTGAGCCAAATGAAACCAGTCCCGGGTGGGGTGAAGTAGATGATACAGGAGCATCGACAACAGGCTGGGGGAATGCACCTTCCAACACCCCGAATGCCATGAAATCCAGTGAGTACAGGCCAG GTTCTAAATCTATGCAAGatggctggggagagagtgatGGGCCAGTGACAGGAACACGTCATTCCagctgggaagaggaggaggaaggaggagtctGGAACACAGCAGGCTCTCAGGGAAGCAGTTCCTCCCACAACTCAACAAGCTGGGggcaaggaggaaagaaaacacaaatgaaG tgCGCATTAAAAGGCGGAAATAGCGATTCATGGATGAACCCTCTGTCCAAACAGTTTTCAAATATGGGCTTGCTA agtcaAACTGAGGACATTCCAGGCAGTAAGATGGACTTGTCTGTAG GTGGTCTCCCAGAGAAGAAGTTTGAGGTGGACAAACGAGCCATGAATCTCGGGGATTTTAATGACATGATGAGGAAGGATCGATCTGGGTTCCGTCCACCTAATTCCAAAGACATGGGAACCACAGACAGTGGGCCTTATTTTGAGAAG ctgactTTGCCTTTCTCCAATCAAGATGGGTGCCTTGGGGATGAGGCTCCctgctctcccttctccccttctcccagctACAAGCTGTCTCCCTCTGGTTCCACACTATCCAACGTCGGCCTTGGGGCAATCGGCTCAGGGCTCAGTCCCCAAAACTTCGCTGCTAGACAA GGTGGCAATCATGGTTTGTTTGGAAACAGCACAGCACAATCGAGGGGCATGCACACACCAGTGCAGCCACTAAATCCTTCCCCCAATATCCGGGCGCAAGTGCCTCCCCAATTTCTTTCTCCCCAG GTTTCGGCCTCCATGCTCAAACAGTTTCCCAACAGTGGCTTGAATCCTGGTCTCTTCAATATGGGCCCCCAGCTTTCTCCACAACAGATTGCCATGCTGAGCCAGCTTCCACAGATCCCCCAGTTTCAATTA GCAtgtcagctcctcctgcagcagcagcagcagcaacagctgttACAGAGCCAGAGGAAGTTAAACCAAGCTGTGCGACAGCAGCAAGAGCAACAG aTTGCTCGTATGGTGAgtgccctccagcagcagcagcagagacagcctGGCATGAAGCATTCACCATCCCACCCTGTTGGGCCTAAGCCACATTTAGACAGCATGGTACCCAATCCTTTGAATGTGGGTCTCTCAGATTTACAGACCAAAGGGCAAATACCTGGATACGGTTCAG GCTTTGGTTCAAGTGGCATGGACTATGGCATGGTAGGAGGAAAAGAGGCTGGAACAGAATCCCGCTTTAAGCAGTGGACTATGATGGAAGGGCTGCCCTCTGTGGCTTCACAAGATGCCAATATCCACAAAAATG GTGCAATAGTGCCCCCTGGAAAGGCTCGTGGAGGATCGCCCTACAACCAGTTTGATATAATTCAGGGCGACCCACTGGGTGGCCATGCAGGCCCTGCTGGTGATAGTTGGTTACCTGCCAAATCTCCACCAACAAGCAAGATCGGAAGCAAATCCAGCAACGCCAGCTGGCCTCCAG AGTTCCAACCAGGAGTGCCATGGAAAGGTATTCAAAACATTGACCCTGAATCTGACCCCTATGTGACCCCTGGAAGTGTGCTGGGGGGGACAGCCACATCTCCCATTGTAGATACTGACCACCAACTTCTGCGGGACACCACCACAG GGTCTAATTCTTCCCTCAACACCTCGCTGCCTTCACCTGGTGCCTGGCCCTACAGTGCCTCTGACAATTCCTTCACCAACGTTCATAGCACTTCAG CAAAATTTAGTGATTACAAATCAACATGGTCCCCGGATCCCATTGGACACAATCCCACTCATCTCTCCAACAAGATGTGGAAAAACCATATTTCCTCAAGGAACACTACAGGGCTGCCCCGCCCACCTCCTGGCCTgaccaaccccaaaccatcatCTCCATGGAACAGCACAGCACCCCGATCGGTCAGGGGTTGggggacacaggactcaaggcttgcctctggtgagaagaatcagcTGCTAGCACCATTGATCAGACCTGAGGAGTGTACGTTTTACAGCACTTACGGTTTGGAGGAAAGAAAATTGCAGTTGTCTG CATCTACTTGGAGTGATGGTGGCTCAGTTCGTCCTAGCTACTGGCTGGTTCTTCACAATCTCACTCCACAG ATCGATGGGTCAACCTTGAGGACGATCTGCATGCAGCATGGCCCACTGCTGACATTCCATCTGAACCTGACCCAGGGCACCGCTCTTATCCGATACAACACCAAACAGGAGGCGGCCAAGGCCCAGACTGCACTGCACAT GTGTGTGTTGGGAAACACTACCATCCTGGCTGAGTTTGCCACAGATGAAGAGGTTAGTCGCTTTCTGGCACAAGCTCAGCCCCCTACACCTGCAGCAACTCCAagtgcacccacagcaggctggcaATCCCTGGAGACAGGACAGAACCAGACAGATCCAGTTGGACCTGCGTTGAATCTCTTTGGTGGGTCAACAGGGCTTGGGCAGTGGAGCAGTggtggcggcagcagcagcagtgggagtgATCTCACTGGCGCTTCGTTGTGGGGGCCTCCAAACTATTCTTCAAGCTTGTGGGGGGTCCCGAGCGTAGAGGATCCACACAGAATGGGCAGCCCTGCTCCCTTACTACCTGGAGACCTTCTGGGAGGAGGGTCGGATTCAATCTGA